The Novibacillus thermophilus genome segment TCGGATTGCGGAGTGGACTGGGCTTGGGATGGATGTTCGTCGTCGCTGCCGAACTGATGGGGGCCAGTGAAGGTCTGGGCTACTTGCTCGTCTTCGGACAGAACACGTCAGCCCCGCAACTCATCATCAGCAGCTTGATCTTGTTCGCTGTTCTGGGCAAATGTACCGATGCCGTGTTAAAAGGAGTGGAAAGGAAGGCGCTACACTGGCAAGACGGTTTGCCACAAAAAGGTAAGTAGAGGGGGTAGCACATGTGTTGAGTGTCGAACGAGTGACCCGCACGTTTGCCAACGGGAAGACCGCTGTTAAAAATATCAGCTTTACAGCGGAGAAAGGCGAA includes the following:
- a CDS encoding ABC transporter permease; its protein translation is MAVGVFFPVYLNTVSGIRNVDRKLIEVGQVYRFSAYEHIRRIVLPASLPSFLVGLRSGLGLGWMFVVAAELMGASEGLGYLLVFGQNTSAPQLIISSLILFAVLGKCTDAVLKGVERKALHWQDGLPQKGK